A single region of the Halopiger xanaduensis SH-6 genome encodes:
- a CDS encoding 50S ribosomal protein L39e: protein MGKKSKGKKKRLAKLENQNSRVPAWVMMKTDMEVQRNPKRRNWRRSDTDE from the coding sequence ATGGGTAAGAAATCGAAGGGCAAGAAAAAGCGACTTGCCAAACTCGAGAACCAGAACAGCCGCGTTCCGGCCTGGGTCATGATGAAGACCGACATGGAAGTCCAGCGGAACCCGAAGCGACGCAACTGGCGACGCAGCGACACTGACGAGTAA
- a CDS encoding 50S ribosomal protein L31e, producing the protein MSASDFEERVVTVPLRDVKKGANHEAADLAMRLVREHLAKHFAVDEDAIRLDPSINETVWENGRSNPPRKLRVRAARFEEDGEAVVEAEVAD; encoded by the coding sequence ATGAGCGCAAGTGATTTCGAGGAACGCGTCGTTACCGTTCCGCTGCGAGACGTCAAGAAGGGAGCCAACCACGAGGCCGCGGACCTCGCGATGCGACTCGTCCGCGAACACCTCGCGAAACACTTCGCGGTCGACGAGGACGCCATCCGCCTGGACCCCTCGATCAACGAGACGGTCTGGGAGAACGGGCGCTCCAACCCGCCGCGAAAGCTCCGCGTCCGCGCGGCCCGCTTCGAGGAGGACGGCGAGGCCGTCGTCGAGGCCGAGGTCGCCGACTAA
- a CDS encoding translation initiation factor IF-6, whose translation MQRLAFAGSAYVGVFARATDSCVLVRQDVDDDVVADLSDELEVPAIETTVGGSSTVGALATGNENGLLVSSRVLEYERERLEEAVDVPIAELPGNVNAAGNVVLANDYGAYVHPDLTREAIQIIEDTLEVPVERGDLAGVRTVGTAAVATNTGVLCHPKATDEELDFLEEALDVRADVGTVNYGAPLVGSGLIANEAGYVVGEDTTGPELGRIEDALGYID comes from the coding sequence TTGCAACGTCTCGCCTTCGCCGGGTCGGCGTACGTCGGCGTCTTCGCCCGCGCGACCGACTCGTGCGTGCTCGTTCGCCAGGACGTCGACGACGACGTCGTCGCCGACCTGTCCGACGAACTCGAGGTGCCCGCCATCGAGACGACCGTCGGCGGTTCTTCGACGGTCGGCGCGTTAGCCACGGGTAACGAGAACGGCCTGTTGGTCAGTTCTCGCGTCCTCGAGTACGAGCGCGAGCGCCTCGAGGAGGCCGTCGACGTGCCGATCGCGGAGCTGCCGGGCAACGTCAACGCGGCCGGCAACGTCGTGTTGGCCAACGACTACGGCGCCTACGTCCACCCCGACCTGACACGGGAGGCGATCCAGATCATCGAGGATACCCTCGAGGTGCCCGTCGAACGGGGCGATCTCGCAGGGGTCCGGACGGTCGGCACCGCCGCGGTCGCGACCAACACCGGGGTGCTCTGTCACCCGAAGGCGACCGACGAGGAACTCGACTTCCTCGAGGAGGCCCTGGACGTCCGGGCCGACGTCGGCACCGTCAACTACGGCGCGCCGCTGGTCGGCTCCGGGCTGATCGCGAACGAGGCCGGCTACGTCGTCGGCGAGGACACGACCGGCCCGGAACTGGGCCGGATCGAGGACGCGCTGGGCTACATCGACTGA
- the rpl18a gene encoding 50S ribosomal protein L18Ae, with amino-acid sequence MSQFTVTGRFQTRDGFAEFETTIEAENENVAREHAYAELGSQHNLKRTQIELEDVVESEEVTA; translated from the coding sequence ATGAGTCAGTTTACGGTCACCGGCCGGTTCCAGACTCGCGACGGCTTCGCCGAGTTCGAAACGACCATCGAGGCGGAAAACGAGAACGTCGCTCGCGAGCACGCCTACGCGGAGCTCGGGAGCCAGCACAACCTCAAGCGCACCCAGATCGAGCTCGAGGACGTCGTCGAGAGCGAGGAGGTGACGGCGTAA
- the pfdA gene encoding prefoldin subunit alpha produces the protein MGQQQLQQLSQELQEIQEQIEALQANVEELQQEKTEIDEAVEALETLETGSTVQVPLGGGAYLRATIEDIDEAIVDLGADYAAEFEQDDAVDALENKKDTVDDRIDEVNEEIAELESESEQLEQQAQQLQQQAMQQQMQQMGQGQQPDDE, from the coding sequence ATGGGTCAGCAGCAACTCCAGCAGCTCTCGCAGGAACTGCAGGAAATCCAGGAACAGATCGAAGCGCTGCAGGCGAACGTCGAGGAACTGCAGCAGGAGAAGACCGAGATCGACGAGGCCGTCGAGGCCCTCGAGACCCTCGAGACGGGCTCGACCGTGCAGGTGCCGCTGGGCGGCGGCGCGTACCTTCGCGCGACGATCGAGGACATTGACGAGGCGATCGTCGACCTCGGCGCCGACTACGCCGCGGAGTTCGAGCAGGACGACGCCGTCGACGCCCTCGAGAACAAGAAGGACACCGTCGACGACCGCATCGACGAGGTCAACGAGGAGATCGCCGAACTCGAGAGCGAGAGCGAGCAGCTCGAGCAGCAGGCCCAGCAGCTCCAGCAGCAGGCGATGCAACAGCAGATGCAGCAGATGGGCCAGGGCCAGCAGCCCGACGACGAGTAA
- the ftsY gene encoding signal recognition particle-docking protein FtsY: MFDNLKEKLGSFRKDAEEAAEENVEEVEDEEDLEDVDEAAVEAEAEAADAEEAGAAEPEAPDTTPGDDAAEVAETEADGDLEAEAAAPDSGEAAANADASSAAVEPEPESADTEAELESEPEPEPEPEPETESGSGSGSGLDLEGMIRDDEPEESAGPADAAEPDAEADAAAETEAAEAVEDDDTDTDDEAESNGSTGFGRKAKSLVKGKFVIEEEDLEDPLHELELALLSSDVEMGVVDEILDNLRDELIGETRAFTTSTGDVIEEALRDAIYDVISVGQFDFNERIAIEDKPVVIVFTGVNGVGKTTSIAKMSRYLEERGYSTVMANGDTYRAGANEQIQEHADALDTKCISHEQGGDPAAVLYDAVEYAEANDIDVVLGDTAGRLHTDEGLMDQLAKIDRVVDPDMTLFVDEAVAGQDAVNRAREFNEAAEIDGAVLTKADADSNGGAAISVAHVTGKPILFLGVGQGYDHLERFDPDEMVDRLLEDEDEE; encoded by the coding sequence ATGTTCGACAACCTGAAGGAGAAGCTCGGGAGCTTCCGGAAAGACGCCGAAGAGGCCGCCGAGGAGAACGTCGAGGAGGTCGAGGACGAGGAGGACCTCGAGGACGTCGACGAGGCGGCCGTCGAGGCGGAGGCCGAGGCTGCCGACGCCGAGGAAGCCGGCGCAGCCGAGCCGGAAGCCCCAGATACCACTCCCGGCGACGACGCGGCCGAGGTCGCCGAGACGGAGGCCGACGGAGACCTCGAGGCCGAGGCGGCCGCGCCCGACTCGGGAGAGGCGGCGGCGAACGCCGATGCGTCGAGTGCGGCGGTCGAACCCGAACCCGAATCCGCCGACACCGAGGCCGAACTCGAGTCCGAACCTGAACCTGAACCCGAACCCGAACCGGAGACCGAGTCCGGTTCCGGTTCCGGTTCCGGGCTGGACCTCGAGGGAATGATTCGGGACGACGAGCCCGAGGAGTCCGCCGGGCCGGCGGACGCCGCCGAACCCGACGCGGAGGCCGACGCTGCCGCGGAGACCGAGGCCGCGGAGGCCGTCGAGGACGACGATACCGACACCGACGACGAGGCCGAGTCGAACGGCTCCACCGGATTCGGCCGCAAGGCCAAGTCGCTCGTCAAGGGGAAGTTCGTCATCGAGGAGGAGGACCTCGAGGACCCGCTCCACGAACTCGAGTTGGCCCTGCTCTCGAGCGACGTGGAGATGGGCGTCGTCGACGAGATCCTCGACAACCTGCGCGACGAACTGATCGGCGAGACGCGGGCGTTTACCACGTCGACCGGCGACGTGATCGAGGAGGCCCTGCGCGACGCCATCTACGACGTGATCAGCGTCGGGCAGTTCGACTTTAACGAGCGCATCGCCATCGAGGACAAGCCCGTCGTCATCGTCTTCACCGGCGTCAACGGCGTCGGGAAGACCACCTCGATCGCCAAGATGAGCCGCTACCTCGAGGAGCGCGGCTACTCGACGGTGATGGCCAACGGCGACACCTACCGCGCCGGCGCCAACGAGCAGATCCAGGAGCACGCCGACGCCCTGGACACGAAGTGCATCAGCCACGAGCAGGGCGGCGATCCCGCCGCCGTGCTGTACGACGCCGTCGAGTACGCCGAGGCCAACGACATCGACGTCGTGCTCGGCGACACCGCCGGCCGCCTGCACACCGACGAGGGGCTGATGGACCAGCTCGCGAAGATCGACCGCGTCGTCGACCCCGACATGACGCTGTTCGTCGACGAGGCGGTCGCCGGCCAGGACGCCGTCAACCGCGCCCGCGAGTTCAACGAGGCCGCCGAGATCGACGGCGCCGTGCTGACGAAGGCCGACGCCGACTCCAACGGCGGCGCGGCGATCTCGGTCGCCCACGTCACCGGGAAGCCGATCCTCTTCCTCGGCGTCGGGCAGGGCTACGACCACCTCGAACGGTTCGATCCCGACGAGATGGTCGATCGGCTACTCGAGGACGAAGACGAGGAGTAG
- a CDS encoding nitrite/sulfite reductase: MNTVEEHKQEKHPLDVIEDVYDYAEGDLSDEEIEERAGGGEWERLKWAGMYSQKQDDYFMIRTKVPGGYLTPEQAEVIGECATDYATAPEEYGGEEQNELWGDAFLDITTRQDIQKHWVEVSDVPEMWERYDEVGLTTVQGCGDSARNVLGCPAAGLDDHECFNAQPVIDAVSDYFTENREYANLPRKFKITITGCAHDCAQSQINDVGMTPAKKEIDGEYYYGFHVRVGGGLSDGPRMASDLDVFVPPEDAVEFCRAVAQTFKELGDRNNRGVCRMRYLVEQMGADKFEEAIRDRCTVDLPTSGEDLTVGYRGDHVGVHDQKQDGLKYVGFNVIAGRMGGDEFAEAARAAKKYGTEDTSIRLATDQNFLITHIPEENVDDLLAEPFAQEYSPDPGPFSRGAVGCTGTEFCNYAIIETKKRTKRWARELDERIDTPDDLEVVRMHMSGCSASCAQPQIADIGFRGETVKLEDENSPNEEGDNLVEGMDFGIGGALGADNEFLDWIERAVPAEGVIPALEQLFDAYNEDRNDGERFYEWARRVDNERLRTLMTDADAPVARGVAHGD; encoded by the coding sequence ATGAACACCGTCGAAGAACACAAGCAAGAAAAACATCCGCTGGACGTCATCGAGGACGTCTACGACTACGCGGAGGGGGACCTCTCCGACGAGGAGATCGAGGAACGCGCCGGCGGCGGCGAGTGGGAGCGGCTCAAGTGGGCCGGGATGTACTCCCAGAAGCAGGACGACTACTTCATGATCCGGACCAAGGTCCCGGGCGGCTACCTCACGCCCGAGCAGGCCGAGGTCATCGGGGAATGCGCCACCGACTACGCCACCGCGCCCGAGGAGTACGGCGGCGAGGAACAGAACGAGCTCTGGGGCGACGCCTTCCTCGACATCACGACCCGGCAGGACATCCAAAAGCACTGGGTCGAGGTCTCGGACGTCCCCGAAATGTGGGAACGCTACGACGAGGTCGGCCTGACGACCGTCCAGGGTTGTGGCGACTCCGCTCGTAACGTGCTGGGCTGTCCCGCCGCCGGGCTCGACGACCACGAGTGTTTCAACGCCCAGCCGGTCATCGACGCCGTTTCGGACTACTTCACCGAAAACCGCGAGTACGCCAACCTGCCGCGGAAGTTCAAGATCACGATCACGGGCTGTGCGCACGACTGCGCTCAGTCCCAGATCAATGACGTCGGGATGACCCCGGCGAAAAAAGAGATCGACGGCGAGTACTACTACGGCTTCCACGTCCGCGTCGGCGGCGGCCTCTCCGACGGCCCGCGGATGGCCTCCGATCTCGATGTCTTCGTCCCACCGGAGGACGCCGTCGAGTTCTGCCGCGCCGTCGCCCAGACGTTCAAGGAACTGGGCGACCGCAACAACCGCGGCGTCTGCCGAATGCGCTACCTCGTCGAGCAGATGGGCGCGGACAAGTTCGAGGAAGCGATCCGCGACCGCTGTACCGTCGACCTGCCCACCAGCGGCGAGGACCTGACCGTCGGCTACCGCGGCGACCACGTCGGCGTCCACGACCAGAAACAGGACGGCCTGAAGTACGTCGGCTTCAACGTCATCGCCGGCCGCATGGGCGGCGACGAGTTCGCCGAGGCCGCCCGCGCCGCCAAGAAGTACGGCACCGAGGACACCTCGATTCGCCTGGCCACCGACCAGAACTTCCTCATCACCCACATCCCCGAGGAGAACGTCGACGACCTCCTCGCGGAGCCGTTCGCTCAGGAGTACAGTCCCGATCCGGGGCCGTTCTCGCGGGGCGCAGTCGGCTGTACGGGTACCGAGTTCTGTAACTACGCCATCATCGAGACCAAGAAGCGCACCAAGCGCTGGGCCCGCGAACTCGACGAGCGCATCGACACGCCCGACGACCTCGAGGTCGTCCGGATGCACATGTCGGGCTGCTCGGCCTCCTGCGCCCAGCCCCAGATCGCCGATATCGGCTTCCGCGGCGAGACCGTCAAGCTCGAGGACGAGAACAGTCCCAATGAGGAAGGTGACAACCTCGTCGAGGGGATGGACTTCGGGATCGGCGGTGCGCTCGGCGCCGACAACGAGTTCTTAGACTGGATCGAGCGCGCGGTGCCCGCCGAGGGCGTGATCCCGGCGCTCGAGCAGCTGTTCGACGCCTACAACGAAGACCGCAACGACGGCGAGCGCTTCTACGAGTGGGCCCGTCGCGTCGACAACGAGCGACTTCGGACGCTCATGACCGACGCCGACGCGCCGGTCGCACGAGGTGTTGCCCATGGAGACTGA
- a CDS encoding Coenzyme F420 hydrogenase/dehydrogenase, beta subunit C-terminal domain, whose product METDGNDGRDAEDRGQERTFPSVPESEARDDDAVIVPDAGNAAPRSRDGTEHAREGAIATDGGHGHEHADGDSCSPNTCTCGEKTADTSSAGTDATDKPVATDGAGVANVDEEGNLGDLEFTEPAENVSQDVYDDAPDTRVGVPDGVDLDTPEYSIRSEMNDIETPDEKTWFMELDEAVIDEGRCIQCGTCVAACPSDSIGVGDDDLPKLVKMCTGCSLCWDFCPRGGLRYERQWKITGGEDNVKGAGDPITEFSAKVDDDWTDQAQDGGVVTGILATLLEEGEIDGALIATESEEEAWKAESFLATTKEELIENAGTVYNQTLALGNLDLEQWEDKLPDKDWDDLSLALVGTPCEIEGIRALQDFEWDYQAQNQGIRAVDYTIALMCTKNFNYYSLMGEMVQEQRGIDPEDIGKMDVLHGKMMIYGHDGEMILEEDIENFHDAALKGCDECADFTGFCADVTVGSVGSSDEYSSVIIRTEQGMKAWELTEPTLDYHDLEDRSAIGKLQGWDKKKAFESLERPFDSDAPRFIDYTDHAENYGTALNPHDQGH is encoded by the coding sequence ATGGAGACTGACGGAAACGACGGACGCGATGCAGAGGACCGGGGACAGGAGCGTACGTTCCCCAGCGTCCCCGAATCCGAAGCCCGCGACGACGACGCCGTCATCGTCCCCGACGCCGGCAACGCCGCGCCGCGCTCCCGAGACGGGACGGAACACGCTCGAGAGGGCGCCATTGCGACGGACGGCGGGCACGGACACGAGCACGCAGACGGCGACAGTTGTTCGCCGAATACGTGCACCTGCGGGGAGAAGACCGCCGACACCTCGAGCGCCGGGACCGACGCGACCGACAAACCCGTCGCCACCGACGGGGCGGGCGTCGCCAACGTCGACGAGGAGGGCAACCTCGGGGACCTCGAGTTCACCGAGCCCGCCGAAAACGTCAGCCAGGACGTCTACGACGACGCGCCGGACACGCGCGTCGGCGTCCCCGACGGCGTCGACCTCGATACCCCCGAATACTCCATTCGGTCGGAGATGAACGACATCGAGACGCCGGACGAGAAGACCTGGTTCATGGAACTGGACGAGGCCGTCATCGACGAGGGCCGCTGTATCCAGTGCGGGACCTGCGTCGCGGCCTGTCCCTCGGACTCGATCGGCGTCGGCGATGACGACCTGCCCAAGCTGGTCAAGATGTGTACCGGCTGTTCGCTCTGCTGGGACTTCTGTCCCCGCGGCGGCCTCCGGTACGAGCGCCAGTGGAAGATCACCGGCGGCGAGGACAACGTCAAGGGCGCCGGCGACCCGATCACGGAGTTCTCCGCGAAGGTCGACGACGACTGGACCGATCAGGCCCAGGACGGCGGCGTCGTCACCGGCATCCTCGCGACGCTGCTCGAGGAGGGCGAGATCGACGGCGCCCTCATCGCGACCGAGAGCGAGGAGGAGGCCTGGAAGGCCGAGAGCTTCCTCGCGACCACGAAGGAGGAACTCATCGAGAACGCCGGCACGGTCTACAACCAGACGCTCGCGCTGGGCAACCTCGACTTAGAGCAGTGGGAGGACAAGCTCCCGGACAAGGACTGGGACGACCTCTCGCTGGCGCTCGTGGGCACGCCCTGCGAGATCGAGGGCATCCGCGCCCTGCAGGACTTCGAGTGGGACTACCAGGCCCAGAACCAGGGTATCCGCGCGGTCGACTACACGATCGCGCTGATGTGCACGAAGAACTTCAACTACTACAGCCTCATGGGCGAGATGGTTCAGGAGCAGCGCGGCATCGACCCCGAGGACATCGGCAAGATGGACGTCCTCCACGGGAAGATGATGATCTACGGCCACGACGGCGAGATGATCTTGGAGGAGGACATCGAGAACTTCCACGACGCCGCCTTGAAGGGCTGCGACGAGTGTGCCGACTTCACCGGCTTCTGCGCCGACGTCACCGTCGGCTCCGTCGGCTCGAGCGACGAGTACTCGAGCGTCATCATCCGCACCGAGCAGGGGATGAAGGCCTGGGAGCTGACCGAGCCGACCCTCGACTACCACGACTTGGAGGATCGCTCGGCGATCGGCAAGCTCCAGGGCTGGGACAAGAAGAAGGCCTTCGAGAGCCTCGAGCGTCCCTTCGACTCCGACGCGCCGCGCTTTATCGACTACACGGACCACGCCGAGAACTACGGGACGGCGCTGAACCCGCACGACCAGGGGCACTGA
- a CDS encoding phosphatase PAP2 family protein, giving the protein MTRGIAEFDPIRELVPEWAAIVVALLTQLGDVWFLTLLVGGFYLYRTDDREEGAVLVGLLLAGFGILLALKYAFALPRPDRTLVQLETLPAVVRPLYEATGTADGYGFPSGHAFMTTVVYVSLAGRLSIGTARQRLLGAATVIAVVCLSRVALGVHYLVDVAAGAAGGLLLVLAAEWLLDRYAADRGTAAFALAVLASASAALIASDDPDAVLLLGASLGAFGGWQLVRLGERLPERDRDRRSRSRTDRRPAIRIGLAIGAFAPLAGALVYFGLVSMPVPAASGALGFGLAAVLAAPVLHTLRSRPSGI; this is encoded by the coding sequence ATGACTCGAGGCATCGCGGAGTTCGATCCGATACGGGAACTGGTCCCCGAGTGGGCGGCGATCGTCGTCGCGCTCCTGACGCAGTTGGGCGACGTCTGGTTCCTGACGCTGCTCGTCGGCGGGTTCTACCTGTACCGGACGGACGACCGCGAGGAGGGGGCCGTCCTCGTGGGCCTGCTGCTGGCGGGATTCGGGATTCTCCTCGCGCTGAAATACGCCTTCGCGCTCCCTCGGCCGGACCGGACGCTCGTGCAACTCGAGACGCTGCCGGCGGTGGTCCGGCCGCTGTACGAGGCGACCGGGACGGCCGACGGCTACGGGTTTCCGAGCGGCCACGCGTTCATGACGACGGTGGTCTACGTCAGCCTCGCCGGACGACTCTCGATCGGGACGGCTCGCCAGCGACTGCTCGGTGCAGCGACCGTCATCGCCGTGGTCTGTCTCTCGCGGGTCGCGCTCGGGGTCCACTACCTCGTCGACGTCGCTGCCGGAGCGGCCGGCGGGTTGCTGCTGGTGCTCGCCGCGGAGTGGTTGCTCGACCGGTACGCAGCCGATCGCGGGACGGCAGCGTTCGCGCTGGCCGTTCTCGCGAGCGCGAGTGCCGCCCTCATAGCCAGCGACGATCCGGACGCCGTCCTGTTACTCGGCGCGTCGCTGGGCGCGTTCGGCGGCTGGCAACTCGTTCGGCTCGGCGAACGGCTCCCGGAACGCGACCGCGACCGCCGCTCTCGCTCGCGGACCGATCGCCGACCTGCGATCAGAATCGGACTCGCGATCGGCGCGTTCGCACCGCTGGCGGGTGCGCTCGTCTACTTCGGACTCGTCTCGATGCCCGTGCCCGCAGCCAGCGGCGCGCTCGGGTTCGGTCTCGCAGCGGTCCTTGCGGCTCCCGTCCTGCACACACTGCGATCCCGCCCCAGCGGCATTTGA
- a CDS encoding polymer-forming cytoskeletal protein produces the protein MSRSRGPRCSRRRLLWAASGAAVGLAGCTGLQSDAGAHWREGGADDGEYERFGDGTESETAVGESDVDAQTDANGTEGDEDDTTGGSTDDLVIVSADDERDDGIETGGSVVLESDASVDDDVEAGYQVALEDDAELDGNLEAGDDVRLDPGAAIDGNVEAGGGVILSNGAEIDGNLEADGTVAVAGDAEIDGNVTGSAVTVAGDAEIDGEITETG, from the coding sequence ATGTCCCGATCTCGAGGACCGCGGTGCTCTCGACGCCGACTACTCTGGGCCGCGAGCGGAGCTGCGGTCGGCCTCGCCGGCTGTACCGGCTTGCAGTCCGACGCCGGCGCCCACTGGCGGGAAGGAGGTGCCGACGACGGCGAGTACGAGCGCTTCGGCGACGGGACCGAGTCGGAGACGGCGGTCGGGGAGTCGGACGTCGACGCGCAAACGGACGCGAACGGGACCGAGGGCGACGAGGACGACACGACCGGCGGATCGACCGACGATCTCGTCATCGTCTCGGCCGACGACGAGCGGGATGACGGCATCGAGACCGGCGGCTCCGTCGTCCTCGAGTCCGATGCCTCCGTCGACGACGACGTCGAGGCCGGCTATCAGGTGGCCCTCGAGGACGACGCCGAACTCGACGGGAACCTCGAGGCCGGCGACGACGTCCGGCTCGATCCGGGGGCTGCGATCGACGGCAACGTCGAGGCCGGCGGCGGCGTGATCCTCAGCAACGGTGCCGAGATCGACGGGAACCTCGAGGCGGACGGAACCGTCGCCGTTGCGGGAGACGCGGAAATCGACGGGAACGTCACCGGCAGCGCGGTAACTGTCGCCGGCGACGCCGAGATCGACGGCGAAATCACCGAGACGGGCTGA
- a CDS encoding GNAT family N-acetyltransferase, producing MESRSRIRVATPDDAAAVRDIYAPFCESTAVTFEETPPTAAEVAERIESTLEEYPWLVCEIDGEVAGYAYAHRLRERRAYDWVVELSIYVAEDARQSGVGRALYESLFAVLERQGIRDAYAVTTLPNPETVGFHEKMGFERVGDFPAVGYTEDEWRDVAWWRRSIGEKGDAPDRPRSFAALQDDHDVDVESLVAAGDERLEQ from the coding sequence ATGGAATCGCGATCGCGCATCCGAGTCGCGACGCCCGACGACGCCGCGGCCGTCCGCGACATCTACGCGCCGTTTTGCGAATCGACGGCCGTCACCTTCGAGGAGACGCCGCCGACGGCGGCCGAGGTGGCCGAGCGGATCGAATCGACGCTCGAGGAGTACCCGTGGCTTGTCTGCGAGATCGACGGCGAGGTCGCCGGCTACGCCTACGCCCACCGACTGCGCGAGCGCCGCGCCTACGACTGGGTCGTCGAACTCTCGATCTACGTCGCCGAAGACGCCCGGCAGTCGGGCGTCGGCCGTGCGCTGTACGAGTCGCTGTTCGCGGTGCTCGAGCGCCAGGGGATCCGCGACGCCTACGCCGTGACGACGCTGCCGAACCCCGAAACGGTCGGCTTCCACGAGAAGATGGGCTTCGAGCGCGTCGGCGACTTTCCCGCGGTGGGGTACACGGAGGACGAGTGGCGGGACGTCGCCTGGTGGCGCCGCTCGATCGGCGAAAAGGGGGACGCTCCGGATCGCCCGCGATCGTTCGCCGCGCTGCAGGACGATCACGACGTGGACGTCGAATCGCTCGTCGCAGCGGGTGACGAACGGCTCGAGCAGTAA
- a CDS encoding alpha/beta hydrolase — protein MNRGGGHQGENPHQGQELVTAGTDLADAEAAIVLVHGRGATARSIVQMGEEIHREGVALLAPQAARRTWYPNSFLEPVEKNEPGRSSGLQAIEDAIGEANDAGIPTDRIMVLGFSQGACLSSEYVARNPQRYGGLVAFSGGLIGQAIDPDDYLDVESDLENTPAFLGCSDSDPHIPEERVHETADVLEELNADVTTRIYEGMGHGVNEDELAFVGEMVADLLSR, from the coding sequence ATGAACCGCGGCGGCGGCCACCAGGGCGAGAACCCGCACCAGGGGCAGGAACTGGTCACGGCCGGCACCGACCTCGCGGACGCCGAGGCCGCGATCGTCCTCGTCCACGGCCGCGGCGCGACGGCCCGCAGCATCGTCCAGATGGGCGAGGAGATCCACCGCGAGGGCGTCGCGCTGCTGGCCCCGCAGGCGGCCCGGCGCACGTGGTACCCGAACTCGTTCCTCGAGCCGGTCGAGAAGAACGAACCCGGCCGCAGTTCGGGGCTGCAGGCGATCGAAGACGCCATCGGCGAAGCGAACGACGCCGGCATCCCGACCGACCGGATCATGGTGCTCGGCTTTTCGCAGGGCGCCTGCCTCTCGAGCGAGTACGTCGCGCGCAACCCGCAGCGGTACGGCGGCCTCGTCGCCTTTAGCGGCGGCCTCATCGGACAGGCGATCGATCCCGACGACTACCTCGACGTCGAGAGCGACCTCGAGAATACCCCCGCATTCCTCGGCTGCAGCGACTCCGACCCGCACATCCCCGAGGAGCGCGTCCACGAGACGGCGGACGTCCTCGAGGAACTGAACGCCGACGTGACCACCCGCATCTACGAGGGGATGGGCCACGGCGTCAACGAGGACGAACTCGCGTTCGTCGGCGAAATGGTCGCGGACCTGCTCTCACGGTAA
- a CDS encoding VOC family protein yields the protein MSDESESTTPVTPELPDSPFHTTGTDHITIWGSNEEDTVEFYQDLLGMPLVLRQPNLDDPSQTHLFFDTGDGRILTFFVSDDRPSARGQRAGVGAVHHLCFSVEPDEYEQIMQSLEEAGHGYNVFDRGIFHSIYTRDNNGLVIELSADKYEIPNDRRGEILAKAQELREADGAEYAKDEHLRQAIEELGLEVVEHDLPDASAGVGGVE from the coding sequence ATGTCCGACGAATCCGAATCCACGACCCCGGTGACGCCCGAACTCCCCGACAGCCCGTTCCACACGACGGGCACCGACCATATCACGATCTGGGGAAGCAACGAGGAAGACACCGTCGAGTTCTACCAGGATCTCCTGGGGATGCCGCTGGTGCTGCGCCAGCCGAACCTCGACGATCCCTCGCAGACCCACCTGTTCTTCGACACCGGCGACGGGCGCATCCTGACCTTCTTCGTCAGCGACGACCGCCCCTCCGCGCGCGGCCAGCGCGCCGGCGTCGGCGCCGTCCACCACCTCTGTTTCAGCGTCGAACCCGACGAGTACGAACAGATCATGCAGTCCCTCGAGGAGGCCGGCCACGGCTACAACGTCTTCGACCGGGGCATCTTCCACTCGATCTACACCCGGGACAACAACGGGCTGGTCATCGAACTCAGCGCCGACAAGTACGAGATTCCGAACGACCGCCGCGGCGAGATCCTCGCGAAGGCCCAGGAACTGCGCGAAGCCGACGGCGCCGAGTACGCCAAGGACGAACATCTCCGGCAAGCCATCGAGGAACTCGGCCTCGAGGTCGTCGAGCACGACCTGCCCGACGCGAGCGCGGGCGTCGGTGGTGTCGAATGA